In Synechococcus sp. UW69, a single genomic region encodes these proteins:
- a CDS encoding calcium/sodium antiporter: MPEFVQATIEVLLGIGLLFGGGELFVQGAVAMAVIFGIPQLVIGLTVVSLGTSAPELFVSLSSVLQGADALAVSNVVGSNIFNVMVVLGSSALVLPLRVESRLVRRDVPLMIAISAAVWGMASAGRVTWQAGLALLLGLLINTIWEIRTAREQPDDSGSAEPDIEEDAASGGWTLAVLRLLGGIGILTIGSRVLVSGATSAATYLGVSEAVIGLTIVSAGTSMPELITSLVAALRGRTDLAIGNVVGSCLLNLLLVLGGGALVAAGRGLEVSPELIQDDLPVMLLTSLACMPIFWTRGRISRLEGGLLLGLYILYIVDNVLPRTTLASWSDEFRLLMLCLVLPIVMIVIMTQALVFWRTRT; encoded by the coding sequence AGGCCACGATCGAAGTGCTGCTGGGGATCGGGCTGCTGTTCGGCGGCGGAGAGCTGTTCGTTCAGGGGGCCGTCGCCATGGCGGTGATCTTCGGCATTCCCCAGCTCGTGATCGGGCTCACAGTGGTTTCACTGGGCACCAGCGCGCCAGAACTGTTCGTCAGCCTCAGTTCAGTGCTGCAAGGGGCTGACGCCCTCGCCGTCAGCAATGTGGTGGGCAGCAACATCTTCAACGTGATGGTGGTGCTGGGCAGCAGCGCCCTTGTTCTGCCGTTGCGTGTCGAAAGCCGACTGGTGCGGCGGGACGTCCCCCTGATGATTGCGATCTCAGCGGCGGTTTGGGGCATGGCCTCCGCAGGACGGGTCACCTGGCAAGCGGGCCTGGCGTTGCTGTTGGGACTCTTGATCAACACCATCTGGGAGATCCGCACCGCCCGTGAACAACCGGACGACAGCGGTAGCGCTGAACCCGACATCGAAGAGGACGCGGCGAGCGGCGGTTGGACCCTGGCCGTCCTGCGACTGCTCGGGGGCATTGGCATCCTCACCATCGGATCACGGGTGCTGGTGAGCGGAGCCACGTCAGCCGCCACCTACCTGGGAGTCAGTGAGGCGGTGATCGGTCTGACGATCGTTTCAGCCGGAACCTCGATGCCGGAATTGATCACCTCCCTCGTTGCCGCCCTGCGGGGGCGCACCGATCTGGCGATCGGCAATGTGGTGGGCAGCTGCTTGCTGAACCTGCTGCTGGTGCTGGGAGGAGGAGCCTTGGTCGCCGCTGGCCGTGGGCTGGAGGTCAGCCCCGAATTGATTCAGGACGACCTGCCAGTGATGTTGCTAACGAGCCTGGCCTGCATGCCGATCTTCTGGACGCGCGGACGGATCAGCCGACTGGAAGGGGGGCTGTTGCTGGGTTTGTACATTCTCTACATCGTTGACAACGTTCTACCGAGAACAACTCTGGCCAGTTGGTCGGATGAATTTCGGCTGTTGATGCTCTGTCTTGTGCTGCCGATCGTGATGATCGTGATCATGACCCAGGCCTTGGTGTTCTGGAGAACGAGGACCTAG
- a CDS encoding DUF2231 domain-containing protein — MLELLPPLNDKNLPWIDVIHPIVVHFVIAMALITVVFDVIGVISGKKNLFEVSFWNLIVATVAIFVAIIFGQVEAGLANPYGASRDILNIHSTIGWSLAGVLALLTSWRYVARQKDPAILPRGFLIFDVVLAGLVITQVYLGDKLVWVYGLHTVPVVEAIRQGVVS; from the coding sequence ATGCTTGAGCTGCTTCCCCCGCTCAACGACAAGAATCTTCCCTGGATCGACGTCATCCATCCCATCGTTGTTCACTTCGTGATCGCGATGGCATTGATCACGGTCGTGTTCGACGTCATTGGTGTGATCAGCGGCAAGAAGAACCTGTTTGAGGTGAGCTTCTGGAACCTGATCGTCGCCACCGTTGCGATCTTCGTGGCCATCATCTTCGGCCAGGTGGAAGCCGGTCTCGCCAATCCCTATGGCGCGTCCCGGGACATCCTCAACATCCACAGCACCATCGGCTGGTCCCTCGCTGGTGTACTCGCCCTGCTCACAAGCTGGCGCTACGTCGCCCGGCAGAAAGACCCAGCGATCTTGCCCAGGGGCTTTCTCATCTTTGACGTCGTGCTGGCGGGTCTCGTGATCACGCAGGTGTACCTCGGAGACAAGCTGGTCTGGGTTTACGGGCTGCATACGGTCCCCGTGGTTGAAGCCATCCGTCAGGGAGTGGTCTCGTGA
- a CDS encoding DUF2231 domain-containing protein, which produces MTLFAAIASPINDIADSLGANNLPYAIPLHPNLVHLTIGLFAIAIAFDFAGAFYPLEKRVFRFLALPVTRSGFHDVGWYNLVACSGISFFTVAAGFYEMLLAVPLPGIRSILGQTAIDTMLWHAIGGVAILLVIVAMAIWRGYQRFVWRKDLGRQVTWLYLLCGTAMLLVMGLHGSLGAWLASDFGVHITADQLLASGADLQEALP; this is translated from the coding sequence GTGACGCTCTTCGCCGCGATCGCATCGCCGATCAACGACATTGCCGACTCCCTCGGCGCCAACAACCTTCCCTACGCGATTCCGCTGCACCCCAACCTGGTGCACCTGACCATCGGGTTGTTTGCGATCGCCATCGCCTTCGACTTCGCCGGTGCGTTCTACCCGTTGGAAAAACGGGTGTTCCGCTTTCTTGCTCTACCAGTCACCCGCAGCGGCTTCCACGACGTGGGCTGGTACAACCTCGTGGCCTGCAGCGGCATCAGCTTCTTCACCGTGGCAGCGGGGTTCTACGAAATGCTGCTGGCGGTTCCATTACCGGGCATTCGCAGCATCCTCGGCCAGACCGCCATCGACACGATGCTCTGGCATGCCATCGGTGGCGTCGCGATTCTGCTGGTGATCGTGGCCATGGCCATCTGGCGGGGTTACCAACGTTTTGTTTGGCGCAAGGACTTGGGCCGTCAGGTGACCTGGCTGTATCTGCTTTGCGGCACCGCCATGCTGCTGGTCATGGGCCTGCACGGAAGCCTTGGCGCCTGGTTGGCCAGTGACTTCGGGGTGCACATCACCGCAGACCAGTTACTGGCTTCCGGTGCCGATCTGCAGGAGGCATTGCCATGA
- a CDS encoding cytochrome c oxidase subunit II: MTTTAPKNGPNIGAIVIISIAVAINLVIAKLMATWSYSWFPPQASSAASYVDDLFALETGIGSFIFFGCTGVMGWVLLFNRAGKYDESDGAPIEGNTKLEIIWTIIPLVTVFVIATYTMNVNMKLQTLGPKQKYAIGTDPTALIAVDPTADIGPIDVIARQWSWEFVYPSGVRSSELHIPVDQRVNLRLISEDVLHSFFVPAFRLKQDIIPGSIISYSLTPTKEGRFRLRDAMFSGAYFSQNQTDVIVESEQAYDGWLKATAQKPLQPGLDPGRPLYDRRLSRGDKGWATVPPAPAPMVNDPGDPSIPHDA; encoded by the coding sequence ATGACCACCACCGCCCCCAAGAACGGCCCGAACATCGGCGCCATCGTGATCATCAGCATCGCTGTTGCGATCAATCTTGTGATCGCCAAACTGATGGCGACATGGTCCTACAGCTGGTTCCCACCGCAGGCCTCCAGCGCAGCGTCCTACGTCGACGATCTATTCGCCCTGGAGACCGGCATCGGCTCCTTCATTTTCTTTGGCTGCACCGGTGTCATGGGCTGGGTTCTGTTGTTCAACAGAGCCGGCAAATACGACGAGAGCGACGGTGCGCCGATTGAGGGCAACACCAAACTCGAGATCATCTGGACGATCATTCCTCTGGTGACGGTCTTCGTGATCGCCACCTACACGATGAACGTGAACATGAAGCTTCAGACCCTTGGTCCGAAGCAGAAGTACGCCATCGGCACCGATCCCACCGCCCTCATTGCAGTCGATCCCACCGCGGACATCGGACCAATCGATGTGATTGCCCGCCAGTGGAGCTGGGAGTTCGTCTACCCCAGCGGCGTGCGCAGTTCAGAACTGCACATCCCAGTGGATCAACGGGTGAATCTCAGGCTGATCTCGGAAGACGTGCTGCACAGCTTCTTTGTGCCGGCCTTTCGACTGAAGCAAGACATCATCCCCGGCAGCATCATCTCCTACAGCCTCACGCCTACCAAGGAGGGGAGGTTCCGGTTGAGGGACGCCATGTTCAGCGGCGCCTACTTCTCCCAGAACCAGACAGACGTGATCGTCGAATCCGAGCAGGCCTACGACGGCTGGCTGAAAGCCACAGCCCAAAAGCCACTACAACCCGGCCTCGATCCAGGGCGACCGCTGTACGACCGACGTCTCAGTCGAGGCGACAAGGGCTGGGCAACGGTGCCCCCCGCGCCTGCCCCGATGGTGAACGACCCCGGCGATCCCTCCATCCCCCACGACGCCTGA
- a CDS encoding cbb3-type cytochrome c oxidase subunit I: MTSTNYDPRILKAPHPVPGAPDNWKRFFSFNTDAKVIGIQYIATSLFFLLVGGLLAMIVRGELITPPADLVDPSVYNGLYTMHGTVMLFLFLFPILNGFNNLLIPTMIGAPDMAFPKLNAAAFWLVPVFAAVLMGSFFAPGGPASSGWWSYPPMSLQNPLGHFINGEFLWILAVALSGISSIMGAVNFVTTIIRMRAPGMGFFKMPVFVWTAWAAQTIQLVGLPALTGGAVMLLFDLSFGTSFFRPEGGGDPVLFQHFFWFYSHPAVYVLVLPVFGIFSELFPVYARKPLFGYRFVAIASFGITFLSLIVWAHHMFYTGTPNWMRHIFMFTTMLIAVPTGVKVFAWLGTLWQGNLRLNTPMLFCLGGLFNFIFAGITGVMLATVPIDIHVGNTYFVVAHFHYVIFNTIGFGVFAGIYHWFPKFTGRMYYEGLGKVHFVLTFIGATLNWLPLHWAGLLGMPRRVASYDPEFAIWNVLGSIGAFMLGVASIPFILNMVSSWARGPQAPPNPWRAIGLEWLLPSPPPAENFEDDIPTVISEPYGYGLGHPLVEDEEFYVRRSQEA; this comes from the coding sequence ATGACATCCACGAACTACGACCCGCGCATCCTCAAGGCTCCTCACCCCGTCCCAGGGGCCCCGGATAACTGGAAGCGCTTCTTCAGCTTCAACACCGATGCCAAGGTGATCGGCATCCAATACATCGCCACGTCGTTGTTCTTCCTCTTGGTGGGAGGACTGCTGGCGATGATCGTGCGGGGTGAACTGATCACACCGCCAGCGGATCTGGTGGATCCGAGCGTTTACAACGGCCTCTACACCATGCACGGAACAGTGATGCTGTTCCTGTTCCTTTTTCCGATCCTCAATGGCTTCAACAATCTGTTGATCCCCACGATGATCGGCGCGCCAGACATGGCGTTCCCGAAGCTCAATGCTGCCGCGTTCTGGTTGGTGCCCGTGTTTGCAGCGGTGTTGATGGGCAGCTTCTTCGCACCCGGTGGGCCGGCGTCATCGGGATGGTGGTCCTACCCACCGATGAGCCTGCAGAACCCATTGGGACACTTCATCAATGGAGAGTTCCTCTGGATCCTGGCGGTGGCGTTGTCAGGCATCTCCTCAATCATGGGTGCCGTCAATTTCGTAACGACGATCATCCGGATGCGGGCTCCAGGCATGGGCTTTTTCAAGATGCCGGTGTTTGTTTGGACCGCTTGGGCCGCCCAGACCATCCAACTGGTGGGGCTGCCGGCCCTCACCGGAGGTGCGGTGATGCTGCTGTTCGACCTCAGCTTCGGCACCAGCTTTTTCCGGCCTGAAGGCGGCGGTGATCCGGTGTTGTTTCAACACTTCTTCTGGTTCTATTCCCACCCAGCTGTATACGTGCTGGTGTTGCCGGTGTTCGGCATCTTCTCCGAACTCTTCCCGGTGTATGCCCGCAAGCCACTGTTCGGCTATCGATTCGTGGCGATCGCCTCCTTCGGCATCACCTTCCTCAGCCTGATCGTGTGGGCCCACCACATGTTCTATACCGGCACGCCGAACTGGATGCGCCATATCTTCATGTTCACCACGATGCTGATCGCCGTTCCCACAGGGGTAAAGGTGTTCGCCTGGCTGGGAACGCTCTGGCAGGGCAATCTGCGCCTGAACACACCGATGCTGTTCTGCCTGGGTGGCTTGTTTAACTTCATTTTCGCCGGGATCACCGGCGTGATGCTGGCCACCGTGCCGATCGACATTCACGTGGGCAATACCTACTTCGTGGTGGCCCACTTCCACTATGTAATCTTCAACACGATCGGCTTCGGGGTCTTCGCCGGGATTTACCACTGGTTCCCCAAATTCACGGGCCGGATGTATTACGAAGGGCTCGGCAAAGTTCACTTCGTGCTCACCTTCATCGGTGCCACGCTCAACTGGTTACCTCTGCACTGGGCTGGACTACTTGGCATGCCTCGTCGTGTCGCGTCCTACGACCCTGAATTCGCGATCTGGAACGTGCTCGGCAGCATCGGCGCCTTCATGCTCGGCGTCGCCTCCATCCCCTTCATTCTCAACATGGTGAGCTCATGGGCCCGGGGGCCGCAGGCTCCCCCCAACCCCTGGAGAGCCATCGGCCTGGAATGGCTGCTGCCCTCACCGCCCCCGGCCGAAAACTTCGAAGACGACATCCCCACCGTGATCAGTGAGCCCTATGGCTACGGCCTCGGGCACCCCCTCGTTGAGGACGAGGAGTTCTACGTGCGCCGTTCCCAGGAGGCCTGA
- a CDS encoding heme-copper oxidase subunit III, whose product MTSVNPDLQLNHTPGHVKHDGHNMTGFVIFLCSESVIFLAFFAGYAVLKLTAPQWLPDGVEGLEVRMPLINSVVLVSSSFVAYAAERYLHKGNLWGFRAVWLLTMAMGSYFVYGQYLEWSELSFSLSSGVFGGLFYLLTGFHGLHVITGILLMGLMLARSFVPGNYDKGEMGVAAVSLFWHFVDVIWILLFLLIYVWQ is encoded by the coding sequence ATGACCAGCGTCAATCCCGACCTGCAGCTCAATCACACACCCGGGCATGTGAAGCACGACGGCCACAACATGACCGGCTTTGTGATTTTCCTCTGCTCTGAGAGCGTCATCTTCCTCGCCTTCTTCGCCGGCTACGCGGTGCTGAAGCTCACAGCTCCGCAGTGGCTACCGGACGGCGTCGAGGGGCTGGAGGTGCGCATGCCCCTGATCAACAGCGTGGTCTTGGTGAGCTCAAGTTTCGTGGCCTATGCCGCCGAGCGATATCTGCACAAGGGCAACCTCTGGGGCTTCCGCGCGGTCTGGCTGCTCACCATGGCCATGGGCTCCTACTTCGTTTACGGCCAATACCTCGAATGGTCGGAGCTCAGCTTCAGCCTCAGCAGCGGTGTGTTCGGAGGATTGTTCTATTTGCTGACGGGCTTTCACGGTCTTCACGTCATCACCGGCATCCTGCTGATGGGACTGATGTTGGCGCGTTCTTTCGTCCCAGGGAACTACGACAAAGGCGAGATGGGCGTCGCTGCGGTGAGCCTGTTTTGGCACTTCGTCGACGTGATCTGGATTCTTCTCTTCCTTCTGATCTACGTCTGGCAGTAA
- a CDS encoding GMC oxidoreductase, with translation MIIDDNHYDVIVIGSGAGGGTLAGALSRRGKNVLVLERGGAMALEDQNVADVDLFRKDRYHPKSERWFGPDGDPFAPQTTYARGGNTKIWGAVLERMREQDFGEVALQDGVSPAWPLDYSELEPYYEQAETLYRVHGKAGIDPCEPQRSTGYERAPKPVEPFLEPLRSALQRQGCQPYDMPISWSDDRDDPSGDSQLFGLQVGDPERLTVRDNARVLRLHVNPGGRAIRGVEAEVNGDSWLFSADVVVIATGAINTPAILMRSDNAHHPKGISNGSDQVGRNLMNLQLTSILQLATERNSGRYGRSLGINDYYWGDKNVSFPLGHIQAAGGVLQDALFAESPPVLSLVTKLIPDFGLERLASRSVAWWAMTEVRPDPHNKVWLNNEQIRINYIPNNREAHDRLVYRWIDTLKAVENDPVTKVVLKAPTHARGEAPLSVVGYSCGTCRMGEDPSNSVVDPNGKCHELENLYIADSSIFPSCPSIGPGLTVIALALRLANHLA, from the coding sequence ATGATCATCGACGACAACCACTACGACGTCATCGTTATCGGCAGCGGTGCCGGAGGAGGCACCCTGGCCGGAGCCCTGAGCCGACGCGGCAAGAACGTGCTCGTGCTGGAGCGCGGCGGGGCGATGGCCCTCGAAGACCAGAACGTCGCCGACGTGGATTTGTTCCGCAAGGATCGATATCACCCCAAGAGTGAGCGCTGGTTCGGACCCGACGGCGATCCCTTTGCACCGCAAACCACCTATGCACGGGGAGGAAACACCAAGATCTGGGGGGCGGTGCTGGAACGCATGCGCGAACAGGATTTCGGCGAGGTGGCGCTCCAGGACGGAGTATCGCCGGCGTGGCCCCTGGATTACTCCGAACTGGAGCCGTACTACGAGCAGGCCGAGACCCTGTACAGGGTTCACGGCAAAGCAGGCATTGACCCCTGCGAGCCCCAGCGAAGCACGGGCTATGAACGTGCGCCGAAGCCGGTGGAACCCTTTCTGGAACCCCTTCGTTCCGCTCTCCAACGCCAAGGCTGTCAGCCCTACGACATGCCGATCAGCTGGTCAGACGACCGGGACGATCCCAGCGGCGATTCCCAGTTGTTTGGTCTGCAGGTGGGTGATCCCGAACGGCTCACCGTGCGTGACAACGCCCGGGTACTGCGCCTGCATGTGAATCCAGGTGGCAGAGCCATCCGAGGCGTGGAGGCTGAGGTAAACGGCGATTCATGGCTGTTCAGTGCCGATGTCGTGGTCATTGCCACCGGTGCCATCAACACGCCGGCCATCCTGATGCGCTCGGACAATGCTCACCATCCCAAGGGCATCAGCAACGGATCGGATCAGGTGGGGCGGAATCTGATGAATCTGCAGCTCACCTCGATCCTGCAGCTGGCCACAGAACGCAACAGCGGCCGCTATGGGCGCTCGCTGGGGATCAACGACTACTACTGGGGAGACAAGAACGTCAGTTTTCCGCTAGGGCACATCCAGGCCGCCGGTGGCGTTCTGCAGGACGCGTTGTTCGCCGAGTCACCACCGGTGCTGTCCCTGGTGACCAAACTGATCCCCGACTTCGGGCTCGAGCGGCTGGCCTCCCGCTCTGTGGCCTGGTGGGCCATGACGGAGGTGCGTCCAGATCCCCACAACAAGGTGTGGCTCAACAACGAACAGATCCGGATCAACTACATCCCCAACAACCGGGAAGCCCATGATCGCCTCGTGTACCGCTGGATCGACACGCTGAAAGCCGTGGAGAACGATCCGGTGACCAAAGTCGTTTTAAAGGCACCCACCCATGCGCGAGGAGAAGCCCCCTTGAGTGTCGTGGGCTACAGCTGCGGCACGTGTCGCATGGGCGAGGACCCATCCAACTCGGTGGTGGATCCCAACGGCAAATGCCATGAACTGGAGAACCTCTACATCGCCGACAGCAGCATTTTTCCTAGTTGCCCAAGCATTGGTCCCGGGCTCACGGTGATCGCGCTGGCCCTGCGGCTCGCCAATCACCTGGCCTGA
- the gorA gene encoding glutathione-disulfide reductase, with product MGTDLDLIVLGAGSGGLAAAKRAASHGARVAIVEGDRVGGTCVIRGCVPKKLLVYGAQARHQLADASAYGLHIQSVRSDVPDLLRRVRAEVDRLNALHLGFLEKAGVQLISGWGRFTAADRMGISDQRGGPVQTELSAPRFLVAVGGRPARPEIRGIEKTWVSDDMFQLEDVPAAVVVVGAGFIACEFACILRGLGVAVTQVVRGPRLLRGFDGELADAVLSGMRDQGIEVLLGQTVVAVEGNPGALTARLGDGQSLDCGGVLMATGRRPWLADLGLEAAGVAVDNGRIKVDAQSCTSVPHIHAVGDVTDRVNLTPVAIDEGRAFADSVFGSRQRQVNHDLVASAVFSDPELATVGLSEEEATERHGEDGVVVHRARFRSMARALPASGPRCLLKLVVEKQTNRVLGCHMVGEHAAEIIQMAAIAVGMGATKADFDRTMALHPSVSEEFVTM from the coding sequence ATGGGCACTGATTTGGATCTGATTGTTCTTGGGGCGGGGTCCGGTGGGCTTGCTGCCGCAAAACGCGCTGCCAGCCATGGAGCCCGCGTCGCGATCGTGGAGGGGGATCGCGTTGGGGGCACCTGCGTGATCCGCGGCTGTGTTCCCAAGAAGCTTTTGGTCTACGGCGCCCAGGCCCGGCATCAACTGGCGGATGCATCGGCCTATGGGCTGCACATCCAATCCGTGCGCTCCGATGTACCTGACCTATTGCGGCGCGTGCGCGCCGAGGTGGATCGGCTCAATGCGCTCCACCTTGGATTTCTGGAGAAGGCCGGCGTTCAGCTGATCTCCGGTTGGGGCCGCTTTACGGCAGCGGATCGCATGGGCATCTCCGATCAACGCGGTGGGCCCGTTCAGACGGAGCTTTCAGCACCCCGTTTTCTGGTGGCAGTGGGTGGCCGTCCGGCACGGCCTGAGATCCGAGGGATTGAAAAAACTTGGGTGAGTGATGACATGTTCCAGCTTGAGGATGTCCCTGCGGCCGTGGTGGTGGTCGGCGCAGGATTCATCGCCTGTGAGTTCGCCTGCATCCTGCGAGGCCTCGGTGTTGCGGTCACCCAGGTGGTGCGCGGCCCCCGTCTTCTGCGCGGGTTTGATGGGGAGTTGGCGGATGCAGTCCTCAGCGGGATGCGTGATCAGGGCATTGAGGTCCTGCTGGGTCAGACGGTGGTGGCTGTGGAGGGGAACCCCGGTGCGCTGACTGCGCGACTGGGGGATGGTCAGTCCCTCGACTGTGGGGGTGTGCTGATGGCCACTGGCCGTCGCCCATGGCTTGCAGATCTGGGGCTGGAGGCTGCTGGTGTTGCGGTGGACAACGGGCGGATCAAGGTGGATGCCCAATCCTGCACCTCAGTTCCTCACATTCATGCCGTCGGCGATGTCACTGACCGGGTCAACCTCACGCCTGTCGCCATTGATGAAGGTCGTGCTTTTGCCGACAGCGTCTTCGGTTCGCGTCAGCGGCAGGTGAACCACGATCTGGTGGCCAGTGCCGTGTTTAGTGATCCAGAGCTGGCGACCGTTGGCTTATCGGAAGAGGAGGCGACTGAACGCCATGGCGAGGACGGCGTCGTCGTGCATCGGGCCCGCTTCCGTTCGATGGCGCGGGCACTGCCAGCCTCCGGCCCCCGCTGCCTACTGAAGTTGGTGGTGGAGAAGCAAACCAATCGGGTGCTTGGCTGCCACATGGTGGGCGAGCATGCGGCGGAGATCATTCAGATGGCCGCCATTGCCGTTGGGATGGGCGCCACCAAAGCTGATTTCGATCGCACCATGGCGTTGCATCCCTCCGTCTCAGAGGAGTTCGTGACGATGTAG
- a CDS encoding glutathione S-transferase family protein: MPPTSESAEPLSWLELAGLAKAEPDRIEGPTSAQANLRLFGQPESSLMVTLYRDHHAWCPYCQKIWLWLEFKRIPYRIRKVTMRCYGPKEPWFLEKVPSGMLPALELNGQLITESDEILLALEQQFGPLGMAMTSPDALELRRLERLLFQAWCIWLCSPRLSPKQQTLARDQFQGIALRFESELNQVEGPFLRGQEPQTVDLIFVPYVERMNASLAYYKGYRLRAEHPAIDRWFHALEQLETYRGTQSDFHTHAHDLPPQMGGCWSDDATEAQRLAERIDRGDGLGEDEACWVGVNQADQASIALGRVLRHQQRLREVNPMGADAFDRPLRCALTQLIHNTPCPPPSGSAAGLRYLRDRISVPRDMPLPAARLLRRALESTAQLDGPKQAKPLPVRDRFDQDPRPFISGS, translated from the coding sequence ATGCCCCCTACATCGGAATCAGCTGAACCACTGAGTTGGTTGGAACTGGCCGGGCTGGCGAAGGCTGAACCGGATCGAATTGAAGGGCCGACCAGTGCCCAGGCCAACTTGCGCTTGTTCGGTCAGCCTGAATCAAGCCTGATGGTCACGCTTTACCGCGACCATCACGCCTGGTGTCCCTACTGCCAAAAAATTTGGCTGTGGTTGGAGTTCAAGCGCATCCCCTACCGGATCCGCAAAGTCACCATGCGTTGCTATGGCCCAAAAGAGCCATGGTTCCTCGAAAAAGTGCCCTCAGGGATGTTGCCCGCCCTCGAGCTGAACGGGCAGCTGATCACGGAAAGTGATGAGATCCTGCTGGCACTCGAACAGCAGTTCGGCCCCCTCGGCATGGCAATGACGTCGCCGGACGCCCTCGAGCTGCGCCGTCTCGAACGTCTGCTGTTTCAGGCCTGGTGCATCTGGCTGTGTTCGCCACGATTGAGCCCCAAGCAACAGACCCTGGCCCGGGACCAGTTTCAGGGGATCGCCCTGCGCTTCGAAAGTGAGCTGAATCAGGTTGAAGGTCCGTTTCTGCGGGGGCAGGAGCCACAAACCGTTGATCTGATCTTTGTTCCCTACGTGGAACGCATGAATGCATCTCTGGCTTACTACAAGGGATATCGCCTGAGGGCTGAGCATCCCGCGATTGACCGCTGGTTCCATGCGTTGGAGCAACTGGAGACCTACCGCGGCACCCAAAGTGACTTTCACACCCATGCCCATGACCTTCCTCCCCAGATGGGCGGATGCTGGTCGGACGACGCAACGGAAGCGCAACGCCTGGCCGAACGGATCGACCGAGGCGATGGCCTTGGCGAAGACGAAGCCTGCTGGGTTGGGGTCAATCAAGCCGATCAGGCCAGCATCGCTCTCGGCAGGGTCCTCCGACACCAGCAGCGGCTACGGGAGGTCAATCCAATGGGTGCTGATGCCTTTGACCGGCCCCTGCGCTGTGCACTGACCCAGTTGATCCACAACACTCCATGCCCTCCTCCATCTGGAAGTGCGGCGGGGCTCCGCTACCTGCGCGATCGAATTTCAGTTCCGAGAGATATGCCCTTACCGGCAGCTCGTTTGCTGCGTCGGGCGCTCGAATCCACCGCGCAACTGGACGGGCCTAAGCAAGCCAAGCCTCTCCCGGTGCGGGATCGCTTTGATCAGGATCCCCGTCCCTTCATAAGTGGGTCATAG
- a CDS encoding ParB-like protein produces the protein MPLRLPAYQPIPAPDQENKLIEVSAAQLQPTQWCVGLAEIWSRESDFAQDTRQQRLAYLRGKPVPLIRSADGAMWMLDRHHRLRGLMGIDPGATTWAYVVQELATTDKSAVLSFLQSQGWLYLYDGRGIGPRPTELLPTSLMGLEDDPYRSLVWKLKQEGWIKPQPLIPYHEFRWAAWLRTRPLPPFSSKRLDPALAAARQLVCSAAAQDMPGWKGDKKACR, from the coding sequence GTGCCCCTGCGGCTGCCTGCCTACCAACCGATTCCGGCCCCCGATCAGGAAAACAAACTGATCGAGGTGTCAGCGGCACAGTTGCAGCCGACCCAATGGTGTGTGGGGCTGGCTGAGATCTGGTCACGCGAGAGTGATTTCGCCCAAGACACACGCCAGCAGCGTCTTGCCTACCTGCGCGGCAAACCCGTCCCCCTGATCCGCTCTGCCGATGGCGCCATGTGGATGCTCGATCGTCACCACCGGCTGCGGGGCTTGATGGGCATTGACCCAGGCGCCACCACCTGGGCTTATGTGGTGCAGGAGCTAGCGACAACTGATAAAAGTGCCGTGCTGTCGTTTCTGCAAAGCCAAGGGTGGCTTTATCTCTACGACGGTCGGGGCATCGGTCCCCGCCCAACCGAGCTGTTGCCCACCAGCCTGATGGGGCTCGAAGACGATCCCTACCGAAGCCTGGTCTGGAAGCTCAAGCAGGAAGGCTGGATTAAACCCCAACCGCTGATCCCGTATCACGAATTTCGTTGGGCAGCCTGGCTGCGCACCCGTCCCCTGCCACCCTTCAGCTCCAAGCGATTGGATCCGGCTCTCGCGGCAGCACGCCAGCTGGTCTGCTCTGCGGCAGCTCAAGACATGCCGGGCTGGAAAGGCGACAAGAAAGCCTGCCGCTGA